From Candidatus Dormiibacterota bacterium, one genomic window encodes:
- a CDS encoding glutathione S-transferase family protein codes for MLKLYAFDRSPFGWKVRVALAEKKIQYEMIVPENKNEDPAFARLNPFRKTPVLVLEDGRTIYESTLINEYLEETHPQPPMLPKDPYERARVRMLEDTFDQYFYPAIRDLTNSQFDYEPPVLHRKKADKVDHKLLEESRIKVHEHLQRLEGDLKGRAWFGGEIFSLADAALIPAITGNLKVLGILPDAKYAKIGDWATRVMARPSYKAAVPKVMPTIKEA; via the coding sequence ATGCTGAAGCTCTACGCCTTCGACCGCTCGCCGTTCGGATGGAAGGTCCGGGTCGCGCTGGCCGAGAAGAAGATCCAGTACGAGATGATCGTCCCGGAGAACAAGAACGAGGATCCCGCCTTCGCGCGTCTGAACCCGTTCCGCAAGACACCGGTCCTCGTCCTGGAGGACGGCCGCACGATCTACGAGTCGACCCTCATCAACGAGTATCTCGAGGAGACGCACCCGCAGCCGCCGATGCTGCCGAAGGACCCTTACGAGCGGGCCCGGGTGCGCATGCTCGAGGACACCTTCGATCAGTACTTCTATCCCGCCATCCGCGATCTCACCAACTCGCAGTTCGACTACGAGCCGCCGGTGCTGCACCGCAAGAAGGCGGACAAGGTGGACCACAAGCTCCTGGAGGAGTCGCGCATCAAGGTGCACGAGCACCTGCAGCGGCTGGAAGGGGATCTCAAGGGAAGGGCCTGGTTCGGCGGCGAGATCTTCTCGCTGGCCGACGCCGCCCTCATCCCGGCGATCACCGGAAACCTGAAGGTCCTCGGCATCCTGCCCGACGCGAAGTACGCGAAGATCGGCGACTGGGCGACGCGCGTGATGGCGCGGCCATCGTACAAGGCCGCGGTGCCGAAGGTGATGCCGACGATCAAGGAGGCGTAA